Proteins encoded together in one Elusimicrobiota bacterium window:
- a CDS encoding nucleotidyl transferase AbiEii/AbiGii toxin family protein, with protein sequence MYEILKQYIEKNLSVEEKINKTREYLQILALKIMFDREIFNNVAFVGGTALRILYDLKRYSEDLDFSLIEKKGYSFKKLIDNLLFEFNHYGFKTEVTRKETMVVHSSMVKFPGLLKELGLSNLKGHKLSIKLEIDTNPPEGWNTAVSPVSESFIFAVKHFDLPSLFATKLHACFFRKYTKGRDFYDLVWYLGKKILPNFKLLNNAIMQTEKKSMNISADNLKEFMAEKIEKTDFNAVRKDVERFLEDKNELKMLNKDIILQMI encoded by the coding sequence ATGTATGAAATTTTAAAGCAGTATATTGAGAAAAATTTATCGGTTGAAGAAAAAATCAATAAAACCAGAGAGTATCTCCAAATCCTTGCGCTCAAAATTATGTTTGACAGAGAAATTTTTAATAATGTTGCTTTTGTAGGCGGTACTGCTTTGCGGATTTTATATGATCTTAAACGATACAGCGAGGATCTGGATTTCAGCCTAATTGAAAAAAAAGGGTATTCTTTCAAAAAACTGATTGATAACCTTTTGTTTGAATTTAATCATTATGGATTTAAAACGGAAGTAACGCGCAAGGAAACCATGGTTGTACATTCCAGTATGGTAAAATTTCCGGGATTATTAAAAGAGCTCGGTTTAAGCAATCTTAAAGGGCATAAACTCTCAATTAAATTGGAAATTGATACCAATCCGCCTGAAGGCTGGAACACTGCCGTTAGCCCGGTAAGCGAGTCATTTATATTTGCGGTCAAACATTTTGATTTACCGTCCCTTTTTGCAACAAAACTGCACGCTTGTTTTTTCCGCAAATATACTAAAGGAAGAGATTTTTATGATTTGGTGTGGTATCTCGGGAAAAAGATACTTCCCAATTTTAAATTGTTGAATAATGCTATTATGCAGACAGAAAAGAAATCAATGAATATTTCAGCGGATAATTTGAAGGAATTTATGGCTGAAAAAATCGAAAAAACCGATTTTAATGCCGTAAGAAAAGATGTAGAAAGATTTCTTGAAGACAAAAATGAACTTAAAATGCTTAATAAAGACATTATTCTGCAGATGATATAA